A genomic region of Psychrobacter sp. M13 contains the following coding sequences:
- the dapE gene encoding succinyl-diaminopimelate desuccinylase, with protein MSNNNENTLSQTHQQATLDLSIALLERPSVTPDDDGCQDILSERLTQAGFDCEFMYFGDRDQTGEHAEVKNLWARRGTSDPVICFAGHTDVVPTGDVNNWTYPPFTPTIADGYLWARGAADMKTGIAAFTVAAERFVANYPEHKGSIAFLITSDEEGPSINGTVKVIETLEARQEKITYCLVGEPSSTDTLGDIIKNGRRGSLGAWLTVTGKQGHVAYPHLASNPIHAATAALSELTAATWDNGNGYFPATSLQISNINSGTGATNVIPETLDAVFNFRFSTETTEEELKEKTHAIFDKHFSDSKANYEIEWKLSGNPFLTPEGKLVSACQQAIKSVTGTDTTLSTSGGTSDGRFIAPTGAQVVELGVRNATIHQVDEKVEVDDLGKLAQIYEGILEGLLLDNGLI; from the coding sequence ATGTCAAATAATAACGAAAATACTCTATCACAGACCCACCAACAAGCCACTTTAGATCTTAGCATCGCTTTACTGGAACGTCCCTCAGTCACCCCTGATGATGATGGCTGCCAAGATATTTTATCTGAGCGTTTGACACAGGCAGGCTTTGATTGTGAGTTTATGTACTTTGGCGATAGAGACCAGACGGGTGAACATGCTGAAGTCAAAAACTTATGGGCAAGGCGCGGGACAAGTGACCCTGTGATTTGCTTTGCAGGGCATACTGATGTCGTGCCAACAGGCGATGTCAATAATTGGACTTATCCGCCATTTACCCCAACTATTGCAGATGGTTATCTATGGGCGCGTGGCGCTGCTGATATGAAAACAGGTATTGCTGCTTTTACTGTCGCCGCCGAGCGCTTTGTCGCTAACTATCCTGAGCACAAAGGCTCAATTGCCTTTTTGATTACTTCCGATGAAGAAGGGCCATCCATCAATGGCACAGTAAAAGTCATAGAAACCTTAGAAGCTCGTCAAGAAAAAATAACTTACTGCTTAGTCGGCGAGCCATCAAGCACCGATACTCTCGGTGATATTATAAAAAATGGTCGTCGTGGCTCACTGGGTGCATGGTTGACGGTCACAGGTAAGCAAGGTCATGTCGCCTATCCGCATTTGGCAAGTAATCCTATTCATGCGGCGACGGCAGCGCTTAGCGAGCTAACGGCTGCGACTTGGGATAACGGTAATGGCTATTTCCCAGCGACTTCCTTGCAAATTTCCAATATCAATAGCGGTACAGGCGCGACTAATGTCATTCCTGAAACGCTTGATGCAGTGTTCAACTTTCGCTTTTCAACGGAAACTACTGAAGAGGAACTGAAAGAGAAAACCCATGCGATATTTGATAAGCACTTTAGCGATAGCAAAGCCAACTATGAGATTGAATGGAAGCTATCAGGTAATCCGTTCTTAACGCCTGAAGGCAAATTAGTCTCAGCTTGCCAGCAAGCGATTAAATCAGTTACGGGTACGGATACCACGTTATCTACTTCTGGTGGCACATCCGACGGACGCTTTATCGCCCCGACTGGCGCGCAAGTGGTTGAGCTGGGTGTGCGTAACGCGACGATTCATCAAGTCGATGAAAAAGTTGAGGTCGATGATTTGGGCAAGTTAGCGCAGATATATGAGGGTATTTTGGAA